A genomic window from Litoreibacter janthinus includes:
- a CDS encoding CmpA/NrtA family ABC transporter substrate-binding protein has protein sequence MKTLKWLLASTAFCASPAMAEMLDLEKEELTLGFIKLTDMAPLAVAYENGYFEDEGLFVTLEAQANWKVLLDGVIDGQLDGAHMLAGQPLAATIGYGTQAHIITPFSMDLNGNGITVSNEIWEQMRPHVPLMDDGRPQHPISAAALAPVVEDYKDQGIPFNMGMVFPVSTHNYELRYWLAAGGLEPGYYSPEDVSGQIGADVYLSVTPPPQMPSTMEAGTIFGYCVGEPWNQQAVFKGIGVPVITDYEIWRNNPEKVFGISAQFAEENPNTTIALTKALIRAAIWLDENENANREEAVEILARSEYVGADADVIANSMTGTFEYEKGDIREVPDFNVFFRYNATYPFYSDAIWYLTQMRRWGQIAKPQTDEWFIETAQSVYRPDIYLEAARLLVDGGMANEVDFPWDSDGFKAPTPATDVIDGIGYDGRAPNAYLDSLPIGLKGDQMIAGSEIQN, from the coding sequence ATGAAAACACTCAAATGGCTACTCGCCTCGACAGCTTTCTGCGCCAGCCCCGCGATGGCTGAGATGCTGGATCTCGAAAAAGAAGAACTGACACTGGGGTTTATCAAACTCACGGATATGGCCCCTTTGGCCGTCGCCTATGAGAACGGATATTTCGAGGACGAAGGGTTGTTCGTCACGCTTGAAGCGCAGGCAAACTGGAAAGTCCTGCTGGATGGCGTCATCGACGGTCAACTGGACGGCGCGCACATGCTGGCGGGCCAGCCTCTGGCTGCGACCATTGGCTATGGCACTCAAGCCCATATCATCACGCCGTTTTCGATGGATTTGAACGGCAACGGCATCACGGTGTCGAACGAGATTTGGGAGCAAATGCGCCCCCATGTTCCGCTGATGGATGACGGCCGTCCTCAGCACCCGATCAGTGCGGCAGCCCTTGCACCCGTGGTCGAGGACTACAAGGATCAAGGCATTCCCTTCAATATGGGGATGGTGTTCCCCGTTTCGACCCACAACTACGAACTGCGCTACTGGCTAGCTGCTGGCGGGTTGGAGCCGGGCTATTATTCTCCAGAGGACGTTAGCGGCCAGATCGGCGCAGATGTCTACCTTAGCGTGACGCCACCACCACAGATGCCATCGACCATGGAAGCAGGAACGATCTTTGGATACTGCGTAGGCGAGCCTTGGAACCAGCAAGCGGTCTTCAAGGGGATTGGCGTTCCGGTGATCACCGATTACGAGATTTGGCGTAACAATCCAGAGAAGGTTTTCGGGATCTCAGCTCAATTTGCCGAAGAGAACCCCAATACGACGATAGCCCTGACTAAAGCGCTCATTCGCGCCGCGATCTGGCTCGACGAGAACGAGAATGCCAACCGTGAAGAAGCGGTCGAGATTCTGGCGCGTTCTGAATATGTCGGCGCGGATGCAGATGTCATTGCGAACTCGATGACGGGCACCTTTGAGTATGAGAAGGGCGACATACGAGAGGTTCCCGACTTCAACGTGTTCTTCCGCTACAACGCGACCTACCCATTCTACTCGGACGCGATCTGGTATCTCACCCAGATGCGTCGATGGGGGCAAATCGCTAAACCGCAGACCGATGAGTGGTTCATTGAGACCGCCCAATCCGTGTATCGCCCTGACATCTACCTGGAGGCCGCGCGCCTTCTGGTTGACGGTGGCATGGCGAACGAAGTGGACTTCCCTTGGGACAGCGACGGTTTCAAAGCACCGACACCTGCGACCGATGTCATCGATGGCATTGGCTATGATGGGCGAGCGCCCAACGCTTACCTCGATAGTCTTCCGATCGGTTTGAAGGGTGATCAAATGATCGCCGGTTCCGAAATCCAGAATTAA
- a CDS encoding ABC transporter ATP-binding protein, with product MSILTFTNVNKGFGEGSARAEVLRNINLDVKEGEFVAILGFSGTGKSTLMNLIAGLEMPDTGSVAFKGNAITGPGPERGLVFQSYSLMPWLTVGGNVGLAVDAVFPKLSRTERQAKIDHYVGMVGLSHATDRRPSELSGGMRQRVSVARALAMNPEMLLLDEPLSALDALTRANLADEILDIWEQDKKTCILITNDVDEAILLADRIIPLNPDGTLADPVAVDIPRPRDRATMNDDATFKALRARVTKYLMDVGIAAKVEETRHLPDVTPIHSVPAVVAKAQEGGIEERFLNFSQLHKIYPTPKGPLTVVEDFDLKINKGEFISLIGHSGCGKSTVLTMAAGLNPISKGAIRLDGWNVEGADPERAVVFQSPNLFPWLTAKENVAIGVHKVYPRASQAERQDVIEYYLERVGLADSMDKQASSMSNGMKQRVGIARAFALSPKLLLLDEPFGMLDSLTRWELQEVLMEVWSRTKVTAICVTHDVDEAILLADRVVMMTNGPHATIGKITDVKLPRPRTRKALLEHPDYYTYRAEVLDFLEEYEHGAKPKSKPSKIAAE from the coding sequence ATGAGCATCCTGACATTTACGAACGTCAACAAAGGCTTCGGCGAAGGTAGCGCGCGCGCCGAGGTCCTCAGAAACATCAACCTCGATGTGAAGGAAGGCGAGTTCGTCGCGATCCTCGGGTTTTCGGGAACGGGAAAATCGACACTGATGAACCTGATTGCGGGGCTTGAGATGCCTGACACGGGGTCTGTTGCTTTCAAGGGCAACGCCATCACCGGTCCTGGGCCTGAACGCGGCTTGGTGTTTCAAAGCTATTCGCTGATGCCGTGGCTGACAGTTGGGGGAAATGTTGGCCTAGCGGTTGACGCCGTGTTCCCAAAACTGTCGCGCACGGAGCGGCAGGCAAAGATTGATCACTACGTTGGCATGGTCGGGCTTTCACACGCCACTGATCGTCGCCCGTCCGAGTTATCGGGGGGAATGCGCCAACGGGTTTCCGTTGCGCGGGCGTTGGCGATGAACCCTGAAATGCTGCTGCTGGACGAACCGCTAAGTGCGCTTGATGCACTCACACGTGCCAACTTGGCGGATGAAATCCTCGACATCTGGGAGCAAGACAAAAAGACCTGTATCCTGATCACCAATGATGTGGACGAGGCGATCCTTCTGGCGGACCGCATCATTCCGCTCAACCCAGATGGAACGCTTGCCGATCCTGTGGCCGTGGACATCCCGCGTCCACGCGATCGGGCGACGATGAACGACGATGCGACCTTCAAGGCGCTTCGGGCAAGGGTGACCAAGTACCTTATGGATGTGGGGATCGCGGCCAAAGTCGAGGAAACCCGCCATCTTCCGGACGTGACGCCGATCCACTCTGTTCCCGCGGTTGTCGCCAAAGCGCAGGAGGGCGGTATCGAAGAGCGGTTCCTGAACTTCTCGCAGCTACATAAAATTTATCCGACGCCCAAAGGCCCGCTGACCGTGGTCGAGGACTTTGACCTAAAGATTAACAAGGGTGAGTTCATCAGCCTGATCGGGCACTCTGGCTGCGGCAAATCCACGGTGCTCACAATGGCGGCGGGACTTAATCCGATCTCCAAAGGGGCAATCCGTCTTGATGGCTGGAATGTCGAAGGTGCTGATCCCGAACGCGCCGTGGTGTTCCAATCGCCCAACCTGTTTCCTTGGCTGACCGCCAAGGAAAATGTCGCGATTGGCGTTCACAAAGTTTATCCCCGCGCCTCGCAAGCCGAGCGTCAGGATGTAATCGAATATTATCTTGAGCGGGTCGGGCTGGCCGACAGCATGGACAAGCAGGCGTCGTCTATGTCCAACGGCATGAAACAGCGGGTGGGGATTGCGCGGGCCTTTGCTCTGTCTCCCAAGCTGTTGCTTTTGGATGAGCCGTTCGGAATGCTCGACAGCCTGACACGCTGGGAGCTGCAAGAGGTCCTGATGGAAGTCTGGTCGCGCACCAAGGTCACCGCGATTTGCGTCACCCATGATGTCGACGAAGCGATCCTGCTGGCGGACCGTGTGGTGATGATGACCAACGGGCCGCACGCGACAATTGGCAAGATCACCGATGTGAAACTTCCGCGCCCACGCACACGCAAGGCCCTGCTGGAACACCCCGATTACTACACCTATCGCGCTGAAGTTCTCGATTTTCTTGAAGAGTACGAGCACGGCGCGAAGCCCAAATCGAAACCCTCGAAGATCGCGGCGGAGTAA
- a CDS encoding circularly permuted type 2 ATP-grasp protein, producing the protein MQTSQPSAHRPKDHSLLEAYAVQNMASNDEMLAPDGTIKPVWAPFFEHLCGLSPEELGLRFSRGDQYLRDAGVLFRQYDETLSTEREWPLSHIPVIIGDDEWQIISKGLIERADLLEYVLRDFYGDNSLVTSGQLPAKLLSQNPAWLRPMVGAGKQGTHLLNTLSFEIGRGPDGKWWVISDLIEAPSTVGFAVENRIAMGRVFPNFFAGANIHRLAGYFQGFQQRLMDIKGRSSGEVALLSPGPMNQNYAEHSYMARYLGLLLVEGEDLIVQDGKAMVRTVAGLKPISLLWNRLPSSMFDPLELDSESMLGAAGLVEAIRSGALKTVNMVGAGVLETRALMAFLPKISSARLGRKLALPNIATWWCGQDSQRDHVISNYAQMMVGDAFSTVPLMSDPHTTVMGEMADGSHDQHLADLLKSNGHNLVGQEAVTLSTTPVWHDGHLVPRPMCIRISMGRTEDGWAVMPGGYARISAGDDAKALAMQRGGKVADVWVTSRTQVKTPSLLSTSKSTVTRSLTHALLPSRAADNLFWLGRYVERSEQNMRLFRAYFARICDGADHSDIIPAFIRDHLMDGVEPNAAAIAVRFGEPLGLALQSASRISDRFSPDGMMALRGLVMDAKALEGQQVPLEDAPVQISRLLRQVTGFAGLVHENMYRSDGWRFLSIGTSLERAANMCDLLSACLSAEPSSGALDLALEIGDSVVTHRTRFQIAASVSSVTDLLALDPNNPRAVRYHITRCKAHIANLPSQHHDHHMSHVARQILLLETQLATGAPADISPEVLTQVKQDIWAVSDTLNSYHLA; encoded by the coding sequence ATGCAAACGTCACAACCTTCTGCACACAGACCGAAAGACCACAGCTTGCTGGAGGCCTATGCCGTGCAGAACATGGCATCAAACGACGAGATGCTAGCACCTGACGGTACGATCAAGCCTGTCTGGGCGCCGTTCTTTGAGCATCTGTGCGGCCTATCGCCCGAGGAACTGGGCTTGCGCTTTTCGCGCGGGGATCAGTATCTGCGCGATGCCGGAGTTCTGTTCCGCCAGTATGACGAAACCCTGTCCACCGAACGGGAATGGCCGCTTAGCCACATCCCTGTGATCATTGGCGACGACGAATGGCAGATTATTTCCAAAGGGTTGATCGAACGGGCGGACCTGCTGGAATATGTTCTGCGGGATTTTTACGGCGACAACAGCTTGGTGACTTCTGGCCAATTGCCCGCAAAACTGCTCAGCCAGAACCCCGCGTGGCTGCGCCCCATGGTCGGGGCAGGTAAGCAAGGCACTCATCTACTCAACACACTGTCCTTTGAAATTGGGCGTGGTCCTGATGGTAAGTGGTGGGTGATCAGCGATCTGATCGAAGCGCCTTCGACTGTCGGTTTTGCCGTTGAAAACCGGATCGCGATGGGTCGCGTGTTTCCGAACTTTTTTGCAGGCGCGAACATTCATCGACTGGCCGGATATTTTCAGGGTTTCCAGCAAAGGTTGATGGACATCAAGGGGCGCAGCTCGGGTGAGGTCGCGTTGCTGTCGCCCGGTCCGATGAACCAGAACTATGCCGAACATTCATATATGGCCCGCTATCTTGGCTTGCTGCTGGTTGAAGGCGAAGACCTGATCGTGCAGGACGGCAAGGCTATGGTGCGCACGGTAGCGGGCCTGAAACCGATAAGCTTGCTGTGGAACCGTTTGCCCAGCTCGATGTTCGACCCTCTGGAGCTGGATTCGGAGTCGATGTTGGGCGCCGCGGGGCTGGTCGAGGCGATCCGCTCGGGCGCGCTCAAGACAGTGAATATGGTCGGGGCAGGCGTGCTTGAAACACGCGCGCTGATGGCATTTCTTCCGAAGATTTCTAGTGCGCGTCTTGGGCGGAAGCTGGCCTTGCCCAACATTGCAACATGGTGGTGCGGTCAGGACAGCCAGCGTGACCATGTGATCTCAAACTATGCGCAGATGATGGTGGGGGATGCGTTCTCGACTGTTCCACTAATGTCGGACCCACATACAACCGTAATGGGTGAAATGGCCGATGGATCGCACGATCAGCACTTGGCCGATCTGCTCAAAAGCAACGGGCATAACCTTGTGGGCCAAGAGGCCGTGACATTGTCGACCACACCGGTCTGGCATGACGGTCATCTGGTCCCGCGCCCCATGTGTATCCGTATTTCGATGGGGCGCACGGAAGATGGTTGGGCCGTGATGCCCGGAGGGTATGCACGGATCAGCGCGGGCGATGATGCCAAGGCATTGGCGATGCAGCGCGGAGGGAAAGTGGCGGACGTTTGGGTCACGAGCCGCACCCAGGTCAAGACACCAAGCCTGTTATCAACATCGAAAAGTACTGTGACGCGCAGTCTGACTCATGCGCTCTTGCCTAGCCGTGCGGCGGACAATCTGTTCTGGCTTGGCCGCTATGTTGAGCGCTCTGAACAGAACATGCGCTTGTTCCGCGCATATTTTGCGCGAATTTGTGACGGCGCGGATCACAGCGACATCATACCCGCATTTATTCGCGATCATTTGATGGACGGCGTGGAACCCAACGCCGCTGCCATTGCCGTTCGGTTTGGCGAACCTTTGGGTCTGGCACTTCAATCGGCGTCCCGTATCAGCGACCGCTTTTCACCCGACGGGATGATGGCGCTGCGCGGGCTAGTCATGGATGCCAAAGCTCTGGAAGGCCAGCAGGTGCCGCTTGAGGACGCGCCTGTCCAGATCAGCCGGTTGTTGCGTCAGGTCACCGGGTTTGCGGGTCTGGTGCACGAAAATATGTATCGCTCGGACGGGTGGCGGTTCTTGAGCATCGGCACGTCTCTGGAGCGCGCGGCGAATATGTGCGATCTGCTGAGTGCTTGCCTTTCTGCAGAGCCGTCAAGTGGCGCGCTGGACCTTGCCTTGGAAATCGGGGACAGCGTTGTGACACATCGCACCCGGTTTCAAATTGCCGCCAGTGTGAGCTCTGTCACCGACCTTTTGGCGCTTGATCCAAACAACCCGCGCGCCGTTCGCTATCACATCACGCGTTGCAAGGCTCACATTGCAAACCTGCCCAGCCAGCATCACGATCATCACATGAGCCACGTGGCGCGCCAGATTTTGCTGCTTGAAACGCAGCTGGCGACCGGCGCACCCGCCGACATATCCCCCGAGGTCCTGACTCAGGTCAAACAGGACATATGGGCTGTATCCGACACTCTCAACTCATATCACCTAGCCTGA
- a CDS encoding CmpA/NrtA family ABC transporter substrate-binding protein, producing MKTTHVHCGYLPLVDCAPLIIAKELKFAAQEGLDLTLVKQPSWSALRDMLAFGQIEFAHMLSPMPVAMSLGLGGMASDIDVLMVLSINGTIIGVSDDLNRRMEATGWANTLDDPSATSQAILATDKKPLRIGVPFPFSMHRMLLETWLSHSPEFVADRIEIVTVPPPKMADAVQSGELDMFCVGEPWGSVAVQQSNATLILPGSKIWEFSPEKVLGVRNKWAAQNPKRCHAMIRAIYKAASWLDQPENAPLAVEILARSQHLDLPDHAIDPALSGQFITRLGQTPQQIDRFLSFSKGAANFPWRSQASWIADVLSRWHGLDRDRSRQIAQACFRSDIYRDALTPIGADLPGASQKVEGTMEVPTAVASTMGEMILGPDRFFNGAVFDFDGAEPVK from the coding sequence ATGAAGACGACCCATGTACATTGTGGCTATCTTCCGCTTGTAGATTGCGCCCCGTTGATCATCGCCAAAGAGTTGAAATTCGCGGCTCAGGAAGGGCTTGATCTGACGTTGGTGAAACAACCGTCTTGGTCGGCCCTGCGCGACATGCTGGCGTTCGGGCAGATCGAGTTTGCTCATATGCTTTCGCCCATGCCGGTGGCGATGTCGTTGGGCTTGGGCGGGATGGCATCTGACATTGACGTTTTGATGGTTCTTTCGATCAATGGCACCATTATTGGCGTGTCCGATGACTTGAACCGTAGGATGGAAGCGACAGGGTGGGCGAACACGCTGGACGATCCATCGGCGACGTCGCAGGCGATCCTCGCAACGGACAAGAAGCCACTGCGAATTGGTGTACCGTTTCCGTTCTCGATGCATCGGATGTTGCTTGAAACATGGCTGTCTCATTCACCCGAGTTTGTAGCGGATCGCATTGAAATTGTGACCGTCCCACCGCCTAAAATGGCAGATGCGGTTCAGAGTGGTGAGCTGGATATGTTTTGCGTAGGCGAACCTTGGGGGTCGGTCGCGGTGCAGCAAAGTAATGCCACGCTTATCCTGCCAGGATCAAAAATCTGGGAGTTCTCGCCCGAAAAAGTGCTGGGCGTGCGAAATAAGTGGGCGGCGCAAAACCCCAAACGATGCCACGCGATGATCCGCGCCATATACAAAGCTGCCAGTTGGCTGGACCAACCCGAGAACGCACCGCTTGCCGTTGAGATACTTGCGCGAAGCCAGCATCTGGATTTGCCCGACCACGCAATTGATCCGGCCTTGAGTGGGCAATTCATCACTAGGCTGGGGCAGACGCCGCAGCAAATAGATCGCTTCCTTAGCTTTAGCAAGGGTGCGGCAAACTTTCCGTGGCGCAGTCAGGCCAGCTGGATTGCCGATGTCTTGTCGCGCTGGCACGGGCTTGATCGGGATCGATCGCGCCAGATCGCGCAGGCCTGTTTTCGCAGCGATATCTATCGCGATGCGCTTACCCCAATCGGGGCGGATTTGCCCGGAGCGTCACAAAAGGTGGAGGGCACGATGGAGGTGCCAACGGCAGTCGCCTCGACAATGGGTGAGATGATTCTGGGCCCGGATCGGTTCTTCAATGGCGCGGTTTTCGACTTTGACGGGGCAGAGCCGGTTAAATAA
- a CDS encoding ANTAR domain-containing response regulator, with protein sequence MQTDLTILVVERDKTKAHEIIDALMDGGWHDVTVISSPAALEREIKHQDPDIILIDLANPDRDTLEHLGLVSNARNRPVAMFVDHSDELMTQAAISAGLSAYVVNGLQKHRIKPVIETAIARFRMIAKMQSELDAAKQALSDRKMIDRAKGLLIRARDISEDEAYGLLRKTAMDQGRKVIDVATALVTAAELLR encoded by the coding sequence GTGCAAACAGATCTGACCATACTCGTGGTTGAGCGCGACAAGACCAAGGCGCATGAAATTATTGATGCGCTCATGGATGGCGGCTGGCATGACGTGACCGTCATATCGTCCCCTGCAGCGCTTGAGCGCGAGATAAAGCACCAAGATCCCGACATCATCCTAATCGACCTTGCGAACCCCGACCGTGATACGCTGGAGCATCTTGGCCTTGTCTCAAACGCGCGCAACCGACCTGTTGCGATGTTTGTTGACCATTCGGACGAGTTGATGACACAGGCGGCAATTTCGGCGGGGCTGAGTGCATATGTGGTGAATGGTCTGCAAAAGCACCGCATCAAACCCGTCATCGAAACCGCAATTGCCCGTTTTCGGATGATTGCAAAGATGCAGTCAGAACTGGACGCCGCAAAGCAGGCGCTTTCGGATCGCAAAATGATTGATCGCGCAAAGGGACTGCTGATCCGAGCACGTGATATTTCAGAGGATGAGGCCTACGGCCTTTTGCGCAAAACTGCGATGGATCAAGGGCGCAAAGTAATCGACGTCGCAACAGCATTGGTGACGGCTGCGGAGCTTCTGAGATGA
- a CDS encoding transglutaminase-like domain-containing protein, whose amino-acid sequence MLLTVTASLVYSATQACEALLQIEPTTDAGQRCDNPCLSLMSGGTVRELEGEDAIGIRRWVSVGAQLDCYYTAHFEVNRPAIDLARLQETPRHKLPNSVISYLMPSRYCQSDLFLAFTAGQFGGLTGGPCVLAMNDWVASNFIYDINSSDPGTTATDSFAALRGVCRDYAHVLISLVRAVGIPARFVSAYAPDVKPQDFHAVVEVFLEGEWHLIDPTGMAHPTDIVRICVGRDAADASFLTSYGPLNLQEQSVQVQRVTA is encoded by the coding sequence GTGTTGCTCACCGTGACAGCAAGCCTCGTTTATTCTGCAACGCAGGCCTGCGAAGCCTTGCTTCAGATCGAACCGACCACCGATGCCGGACAACGCTGTGATAATCCCTGCTTGTCACTGATGTCCGGTGGGACCGTTCGTGAACTGGAAGGTGAAGACGCCATCGGGATACGCAGGTGGGTTTCTGTCGGAGCCCAGCTGGACTGCTATTATACGGCGCATTTCGAGGTCAACAGACCGGCTATCGATCTGGCCAGGCTTCAGGAAACGCCGCGGCATAAGCTTCCTAATTCTGTCATTTCGTATCTCATGCCATCACGCTATTGCCAGTCCGATCTGTTTCTGGCTTTCACAGCCGGTCAATTCGGGGGCCTGACGGGTGGCCCGTGCGTGCTGGCGATGAATGATTGGGTCGCATCCAACTTCATCTATGACATCAATAGTAGCGACCCTGGCACGACTGCGACTGACAGCTTTGCTGCCCTGCGCGGGGTATGCCGTGATTATGCACATGTTCTGATTTCTTTGGTACGCGCCGTGGGCATTCCCGCGCGTTTTGTCAGCGCCTATGCACCGGACGTCAAGCCGCAGGATTTCCATGCTGTGGTCGAAGTGTTTCTTGAAGGTGAGTGGCACCTTATTGATCCAACAGGTATGGCGCATCCGACGGATATTGTTCGGATCTGTGTTGGTCGAGACGCAGCGGACGCTTCTTTTTTGACCTCCTACGGGCCGTTAAACCTGCAAGAGCAAAGCGTTCAGGTTCAGCGTGTGACCGCTTAG
- a CDS encoding transglutaminase-like domain-containing protein — translation MRSNCDDLTDLSPTSPLHFLGPSPRLPPNNAIRDFALDLYEPNASVVENVIRIGKALHDAMTFDATATTVDTVASDAFRLRRGVCQDFTHIMILALQSLGIPAGYVSGYLRTLPPPGGVKLEGADAMHAWVRAWCGPEQGWIEYDPTNATLVGTDHVVAGYGRDYSDVSPVRGHLRSSGGQKNSQAVDVAIAG, via the coding sequence ATGCGTTCGAACTGCGATGACCTGACTGATCTGAGCCCGACATCGCCGTTGCATTTTCTTGGGCCAAGTCCGCGACTGCCACCAAATAACGCGATCCGCGATTTCGCGCTCGACCTTTACGAGCCAAACGCAAGCGTCGTCGAAAATGTGATCCGCATTGGCAAGGCGTTGCACGACGCGATGACCTTTGATGCAACGGCGACCACTGTGGATACAGTCGCGTCAGATGCATTTCGCTTGCGCCGCGGTGTTTGTCAGGACTTTACGCATATTATGATCCTTGCCCTGCAATCCCTCGGGATCCCAGCGGGGTATGTCAGCGGCTATCTACGCACACTTCCGCCGCCCGGCGGCGTCAAGCTAGAGGGTGCCGATGCAATGCACGCATGGGTGCGGGCTTGGTGCGGGCCAGAGCAGGGTTGGATCGAATATGATCCGACCAATGCCACGCTGGTCGGAACCGACCACGTCGTTGCAGGCTACGGGCGCGACTATTCCGACGTTTCGCCAGTACGCGGGCACCTGCGGTCTTCGGGCGGCCAAAAGAACTCGCAAGCGGTGGATGTCGCTATTGCCGGTTAG
- a CDS encoding ABC transporter permease has product MTAIDPDTLDAEARRARRFTRINKADAWFQVLGLAWLTPMLKAAAGDNPRAQVSEIWRLLGIPLLAVLLFIGAWAALAPTVQTSLGAIPGPVQVWEQAINLNADAVREREKEAAFYARQDARNAELIANGRADDVRDRAYTGKPTYYQQIWTSITTVFFGFLIGSAIAIPLGILAGLSATANAAINPIIQIFKPVSPLAWLPIVTMVVSAVYATNDGMFSKSFLVSAITVTLCSLWPTLINTALGVSSIDKDLVSVSKVLKMSTYSKITKLVLPSALPLIFTGLRLSLGVGWMVLIAAEMLAQNPGLGKFVWDEFQNGSSQSLAKIMVAVFTIGIIGFLLDRAMFALQSMFTFTENR; this is encoded by the coding sequence ATGACCGCTATTGACCCAGATACCCTTGACGCAGAGGCGCGCCGCGCGCGGCGATTTACTCGGATCAACAAGGCCGACGCATGGTTTCAGGTGCTTGGTTTGGCATGGCTGACGCCGATGCTGAAAGCGGCAGCCGGCGACAACCCTCGCGCGCAAGTGTCAGAAATCTGGCGGTTGCTGGGGATACCGCTTTTGGCGGTCTTGCTATTTATCGGGGCCTGGGCGGCATTGGCACCCACGGTCCAAACCTCGCTTGGCGCCATCCCCGGCCCGGTGCAAGTTTGGGAACAGGCGATCAATTTGAACGCCGACGCTGTGCGCGAACGCGAAAAGGAAGCGGCGTTCTACGCCCGCCAGGACGCGCGAAATGCCGAGTTAATCGCGAACGGTCGGGCCGATGACGTGCGTGATCGGGCGTATACGGGTAAGCCCACATATTATCAGCAAATCTGGACTTCGATCACGACAGTGTTCTTCGGGTTTCTCATTGGGTCTGCGATTGCCATACCGTTGGGGATACTGGCTGGCCTGTCCGCGACGGCCAACGCCGCAATCAATCCGATCATCCAAATTTTCAAGCCGGTTAGCCCGCTGGCATGGTTGCCGATCGTGACGATGGTGGTCTCTGCCGTGTATGCAACCAACGACGGCATGTTTTCCAAATCCTTCCTCGTGTCGGCAATCACCGTAACACTGTGTTCGCTCTGGCCGACATTGATCAACACCGCGCTGGGCGTGTCATCCATCGATAAGGATTTGGTTAGCGTTTCCAAAGTCCTGAAGATGAGCACCTACTCCAAGATCACGAAGCTGGTGCTGCCATCAGCCCTGCCACTGATTTTCACAGGTTTGCGTCTGAGCCTCGGTGTTGGCTGGATGGTTCTGATCGCTGCTGAAATGCTGGCGCAGAACCCTGGCCTTGGGAAGTTCGTCTGGGACGAGTTCCAGAACGGATCATCTCAGTCGCTGGCCAAGATCATGGTCGCGGTGTTCACGATCGGAATTATCGGCTTCCTGCTGGATCGTGCAATGTTCGCCCTGCAATCCATGTTCACCTTCACAGAGAACCGGTGA